From one Streptomyces sp. ICC1 genomic stretch:
- the pstC gene encoding phosphate ABC transporter permease subunit PstC → MTATTVIPPAAPEDDHVTPRALAKNADPADRIFRGSARTAGAVVLLVMTLVGVFLAGNAAAALEDAGWGFFTTSAWEPDSHNFGVAAILTGTLLIGAVAIVFALPLATGTALYITEYAPRRLKQTLITLVDLMAAVPSVVYGLWGLFFFQPHVVGLSRWLTTYLGWFPLFAVDGDDPRDPLSPNTYYTSSTFIAGMVVALMVTPIACSVMREAFAQAPSGEREGAFALGATQWGVIRAVVLPFGRGGIIGGTMLGLGRALGETIAVFLIISPVFVIQPHILQNGAISVSALIALRYGSASPLGMSALMAAGLTLFLMTLVVNFIASSVVARSRSGAGADA, encoded by the coding sequence ATGACCGCGACCACGGTGATCCCGCCCGCCGCCCCGGAGGACGACCACGTCACCCCGCGCGCGCTCGCCAAGAACGCGGACCCGGCCGACCGGATCTTCCGCGGCTCGGCCCGCACCGCCGGCGCCGTCGTCCTGCTCGTCATGACCCTGGTCGGCGTCTTCCTCGCAGGCAACGCCGCGGCGGCCCTGGAGGACGCGGGCTGGGGCTTCTTCACCACCTCCGCCTGGGAGCCGGACTCCCACAACTTCGGTGTCGCGGCCATCCTGACCGGGACCCTGCTCATCGGAGCCGTCGCGATCGTCTTCGCGCTGCCGCTCGCGACGGGCACGGCCCTCTACATCACCGAGTACGCGCCGCGCCGCCTCAAGCAGACCCTGATCACCCTCGTCGACCTGATGGCGGCGGTGCCCAGCGTGGTCTACGGCCTGTGGGGGCTGTTCTTCTTCCAGCCGCACGTGGTCGGCCTGTCCCGCTGGCTCACCACCTACCTGGGCTGGTTCCCGCTCTTCGCGGTCGACGGGGACGACCCGCGCGACCCGCTCAGCCCGAACACCTACTACACCTCCTCCACCTTCATCGCCGGCATGGTCGTCGCGCTGATGGTCACGCCGATCGCCTGCTCGGTGATGCGCGAGGCCTTCGCCCAGGCGCCGTCCGGCGAGCGCGAGGGCGCGTTCGCGCTCGGGGCCACCCAGTGGGGCGTCATCCGCGCCGTCGTCCTGCCCTTCGGCAGGGGCGGGATCATCGGCGGCACCATGCTCGGGCTCGGCCGCGCGCTGGGGGAGACCATCGCCGTCTTCCTGATCATCTCCCCGGTCTTCGTCATCCAGCCGCACATCCTCCAGAACGGCGCCATCTCCGTGTCCGCCCTGATCGCCCTGCGCTACGGCTCGGCCAGCCCCCTCGGGATGTCCGCCCTGATGGCGGCCGGCCTCACCCTCTTCCTGATGACCCTGGTGGTCAACTTCATCGCCTCCTCGGTCGTGGCCCGCAGCCGCTCCGGAGCGGGGGCCGACGCGTGA
- the pstA gene encoding phosphate ABC transporter permease PstA, with translation MSATTHTTHTTHTTDATDATRVSEPAGAAAGACAATVRPPVRHDGAGVPPEHRRDTATLHVRDVLAMVGAALAALAVTALLFGRVLPFNAPLGFTVVLYLAFMALYAVLVSLDEPGATVRARLAQVLVHSVAALLLVALVFVVGYVLMRGWSALAHLNFFTEDMSATGPLEPLTQGGALHAIIGTLEQIGIALAVTVPLGLACAVFLSEVPGRYARFVRTIVEAMTALPSIVAGLFVYATWILLLHFDKSGFAAALALSVMMLPIVIRASDVVIRLVPGSLKEASYALGAGQWRTVWTVVLPTSRSGLTTAVILGTARGIGETSPVLLTSGIATGINLDPTDGPQLSLPLATFSLVVSPEKSMIARGFGCAALLMALVLLLFVVARVIGGKAPGQLSRGRVRALVRVRARQRKVCMRDRVSGKGGACVEPSVVVDQVALARFEGEALLYGAGPVSGVAPGRL, from the coding sequence GTGAGCGCCACGACGCACACGACGCACACGACGCACACGACGGACGCGACGGACGCGACCCGTGTGTCGGAGCCAGCGGGCGCGGCCGCCGGAGCCTGTGCCGCCACTGTCCGCCCGCCCGTCCGCCACGACGGCGCAGGCGTTCCCCCCGAGCACCGGCGCGACACCGCGACCCTGCACGTCCGCGACGTCCTCGCCATGGTGGGCGCGGCCCTCGCCGCGCTCGCCGTCACCGCCCTGCTCTTCGGGCGGGTGCTGCCCTTCAACGCGCCCCTCGGCTTCACCGTCGTCCTCTACCTGGCCTTCATGGCGCTCTACGCCGTCCTCGTCTCCCTCGACGAACCGGGCGCCACCGTGCGGGCCCGCCTCGCCCAGGTGCTCGTGCACAGCGTCGCCGCCCTGCTGCTGGTGGCCCTGGTGTTCGTCGTCGGCTACGTGCTGATGCGCGGCTGGTCCGCGCTCGCCCACCTCAACTTCTTCACCGAGGACATGTCGGCCACCGGTCCGCTCGAACCGCTGACCCAGGGCGGGGCGCTGCACGCCATCATCGGCACCCTGGAGCAGATCGGCATCGCGCTGGCGGTGACGGTGCCGCTGGGGCTGGCGTGCGCGGTGTTCCTCAGCGAAGTCCCGGGCCGCTACGCGCGGTTCGTCCGCACCATCGTCGAAGCCATGACCGCGCTGCCCTCCATCGTGGCCGGCCTGTTCGTCTACGCCACCTGGATCCTGCTGCTCCACTTCGACAAGTCGGGCTTCGCCGCCGCCCTCGCCCTGTCCGTGATGATGCTGCCGATCGTCATCAGGGCCTCGGACGTGGTGATCCGCCTGGTGCCGGGCTCGCTGAAGGAGGCCTCCTACGCGCTGGGGGCCGGCCAGTGGCGCACCGTGTGGACGGTGGTCCTGCCCACGTCGCGCTCCGGACTGACCACCGCCGTCATCCTGGGCACCGCCCGCGGCATCGGCGAGACCTCGCCGGTCCTGCTCACCTCCGGCATCGCCACGGGGATCAACCTCGACCCCACCGACGGGCCGCAACTGTCGCTGCCGCTCGCCACCTTCAGCCTGGTCGTGTCCCCCGAGAAGTCCATGATCGCCCGGGGCTTCGGCTGCGCCGCCCTGCTGATGGCGCTGGTGCTGCTGCTGTTCGTGGTCGCCCGCGTCATCGGAGGCAAGGCCCCGGGCCAGCTCAGCCGGGGCCGCGTCAGGGCCCTGGTCCGGGTCCGGGCGCGGCAGCGTAAGGTGTGTATGAGAGACAGGGTTTCGGGTAAAGGCGGTGCGTGCGTGGAGCCATCGGTAGTTGTCGATCAGGTAGCCCTGGCCCGCTTCGAGGGTGAGGCGCTGTTGTACGGCGCCGGCCCTGTCTCCGGGGTGGCTCCCGGCCGGTTGTAG